In the genome of Phyllobacterium zundukense, one region contains:
- a CDS encoding transglutaminase-like domain-containing protein — protein MDRREFLKISAATTVMAAIPGRVFAGTAFAPKPAGWRTFEITTRIEPSGTEGTGRAWIPLPGFSASDWNRPETSTWTTNATSARIARSPANDTDMLLVEWKAGSVAPAVEIVSRVATRDRAIDLSKPVSPMPLNADERARYLAGSRLVPTDGIVKETADSIVGNTANEIEKAKLIYDWVVEKTYRNAATRGCGSGDVVAMLRSGDLGGKCADLNALYVGLARAAGLPARDIYGVRVAPSNFGYKSLGAKNEIVTKAQHCRAEVYLSDFGWVPVDPADVRKVMLEEADGGLPADNPKVIAARETLFGAWEGNWIAYNDARDVILPGSTGAALGFLMYPQAEVASVRLDCLEPDAFRYTIRSREITI, from the coding sequence ATAGATCGTCGCGAATTCCTGAAAATCAGCGCCGCAACGACTGTAATGGCCGCGATACCGGGACGGGTGTTTGCGGGCACTGCTTTTGCCCCGAAGCCTGCCGGTTGGCGGACCTTCGAAATCACAACCCGTATTGAGCCGTCAGGCACCGAGGGCACCGGGCGCGCATGGATTCCATTGCCTGGTTTCAGCGCCAGCGATTGGAACCGGCCCGAGACAAGTACCTGGACGACCAATGCGACCAGCGCCAGGATCGCACGTAGTCCGGCCAATGACACTGACATGCTGCTTGTCGAGTGGAAAGCCGGCAGCGTCGCGCCTGCCGTCGAGATCGTCAGCCGTGTCGCCACGCGCGATCGTGCCATCGACCTTTCAAAGCCGGTGAGTCCAATGCCGCTCAACGCCGACGAGCGCGCACGATATCTCGCCGGAAGCCGGCTTGTCCCGACTGATGGCATCGTCAAGGAAACAGCCGACAGTATCGTCGGTAATACCGCAAACGAGATCGAAAAGGCGAAGCTGATCTACGATTGGGTGGTTGAGAAGACTTACCGGAATGCCGCCACGCGCGGCTGCGGTTCCGGTGATGTCGTGGCCATGTTGAGGAGCGGCGATCTCGGCGGCAAATGTGCCGACCTGAATGCTCTCTACGTTGGTCTTGCCCGAGCCGCCGGTCTGCCGGCGCGCGATATATACGGTGTCCGGGTTGCGCCATCCAACTTCGGCTACAAGAGCCTCGGCGCCAAGAACGAGATCGTCACCAAGGCACAGCATTGCCGGGCGGAAGTCTATCTTTCTGACTTTGGCTGGGTGCCTGTCGACCCGGCGGATGTTCGAAAAGTCATGCTTGAGGAGGCGGACGGTGGTCTTCCGGCTGACAATCCCAAGGTGATTGCGGCGCGCGAAACGTTGTTCGGCGCCTGGGAAGGCAATTGGATTGCCTATAATGACGCCCGCGACGTGATTTTGCCCGGTTCGACCGGGGCAGCGCTCGGTTTCCTGATGTACCCGCAGGCGGAAGTTGCGTCGGTCAGGCTCGATTGCCTTGAACCCGACGCCTTCAGATACACGATCCGGTCACGAGAGATCACGATCTGA